From the Paramormyrops kingsleyae isolate MSU_618 chromosome 7, PKINGS_0.4, whole genome shotgun sequence genome, one window contains:
- the strbp gene encoding spermatid perinuclear RNA-binding protein isoform X9 has protein sequence MRSIRSFGNDDRHVMAKHSGIYPSPEELEAVQTLVSTVECALKHVSDWLDELNRPAAASQEPESNGSDDGAKEPSGGVLCGVVRVGLVAKGLLIKEDMDLELVLMCREKPTETLLHTVCERLPLHIKKLTEEPYEVTDSVREAAILVHGTSEPKLTLKVTLTSLQMREEGGQEDEGNQVERTEPAEAPDLLDRQSCLVALASLRHAKWFQARVNGLKSCVIVLRILRDRCNRVPAWEPLKGWPLELICEKAIATCSRPLGAGEALRRVMECLASGILLPGGPGLHDPCEKEQTDTLSAMTVQEAEAVTASAQHALRLLAFGQIYKVLEMDPLPSSKPSQKYLWSEKEGTGLKRPYEDGVTDDKDLIKKMKRNLRKVLDSKAIDSNQPMNALMRLNQIRPGLQYKLLSQSGPVHAPVFTMSVDVDGTVYEASGSSKKTAKLHVAVKVLQAMGYPTGFDADLDSMSADEKSDSEGKSETSSNPSNNASNSATDGSNTLELRTQGPILTASGKNPVMELNEKRRGLKYELISESGGSHDKRFVMEVEVDGQKFRGAGPNKKVAKASAALAALEKLFSGPNAAGNKKKKIIPQAKGAIAAAASAAAQAVRGRGRGALARGAFVTAAAAAPGYVTPGYGTPYGYSAAAAAPAYGLPKRMLLLPVMKVPAYPIPHYSFF, from the exons ATG AGGTCCATCCGCTCGTTCGGCAACGATGACCGCCACGTGATGGCGAAGCACTCTGGCATCTACCCGTcgccggaggagctggaggctgTGCAGACCCTGGTGTCCACGGTGGAGTGTGCTCTCAAGCACGTCTCTGACTGGCTGGACGAGCTGAACCGTCCCGCCGCCGCCTCCCAGGAGCCCGAAAGCAACGGCTCGGACGACGGAGCCAA GGAGCCCAGCGGGGGGGTGCTGTGCGGCGTGGTGCGGGTCGGCCTGGTGGCCAAGGGCCTGCTCATCAAGGAGGACATGGATCTGGAGCTGGTGCTGATGTGCCGGGAGAAGCCCACAGAGACACTGCTGCACACGGTGTGCGAGAGGCTGCCGCTGCACATCAAG AAACTGACCGAGGAGCCGTATGAGGTGACGGACTCGGTGCGGGAGGCGGCCATCTTGGTGCACGGCACCTCCGAGCCCAAGCTGACGCTGAAGGTGACCCTGACCTCTCTGCAGATGAGGGAGGAGGGCGGCCAGGAGGATGAAGGTAACCAAG TAGAGCGCACTGAGCCAGCAGAAGCGCCCGACCTGCTGGACCGGCAGAGCTGTCTGGTCGCTCTGGCGTCTCTGCGACATGCCAAATGGTTCCAG GCGCGAGTGAACGGCTTGAAGTCCTGTGTAATCGTGCTGAGAATCCTGCGGGACAGGTGCAACAGGGTACCTGCATGGGAACCTCTCAAGGGATGG CCTCTGGAGCTGATCTGTGAGAAAGCCATCGCCACATGCAGCCGGCCGCTGGGGGCGGGCGAGGCCCTGCGCAGGGTGATGGAGTGTCTGGCCTCTGGCATCCTGCTCCCAG GCGGCCCAGGCTTACACGACCCGTGCGAGAAGGAGCAAACGGACACGCTGTCCGCCATGACGGTGCAGGAGGCGGAGGCAGTCACTGCCAGTGCCCAG CATGCCCTTCGGCTTCTGGCTTTTGGGCAGATCTACAAGGTCCTGGAGATGGACCCTCTGCCATCAAGCAAACCCTCCCAGAAGTACTTGTGGTCAGAAAAAGAAG GGACGGGTCTGAAGAGGCCTTATGAGGATGGCGTGACGGATGACAAAGACCTCATCAAGAAGATGAAGCGCAACCTGAGGAAAG TCCTAGACAGCAAAGCAATAGACAGCAATCAGCCCATGAACGCCTTGATGCGGCTCAACCAGATCCGTCCGGGTCTGCAGTACAAGCTGCTGTCGCAGTCGGGTCCGGTGCACGCGCCCGTCTTCACCATGTCCGTCGACGTCGACGGCACCGTCTATGAAGCTTCAGGCTCCTCCAAGAAAACGGCCAAGCTGCACGTGGCGGTTAAG GTTCTGCAGGCCATGGGCTACCCCACCGGGTTTGACGCCGACCTGGACTCCATGAGCGCGGACGAGAAGTCGGACAGCGAGGGCAAGAGCGAGACGTCCTCGAACCCGAGCAATAACGCCAGCAACTCCGCCACAGATGGCTCCAACACACTGGAG CTACGCACTCAGGGCCCTATACTCACCGCCAGCGGAAAGAACCCGGTGATGGAGCTGAACGAGAAGCGGCGCGGCCTCAAGTACGAGCTCATCTCCGAGAGCGGCGGCAGCCACGACAAGCGATTCGTCATGGAG GTGGAGGTGGACGGCCAGAAGTTCCGTGGAGCTGGGCCCAATAAGAAAGTAGCCAAGGCCAGCGCCGCCCTGGCTGCCCTGGAGAAGCTCTTTTCCGGGCCCAACGCCGCCGGGAACAAGAAGAAGAAAATCATCCCTCAG GCGAAAGGCGCCATCGCCGCAGCAGCTTCTGCAGCAGCCCAGGCCGTTCGCGGCCGAGGACGGGGAGCCCTGGCCCGGGGGGCCTTTGTGACGGCCGCCGCTGCCGCGCCCGGATACGTCACTCCAG GCTACGGCACCCCCTATGGGTACAGCGCGGCCGCCGCCGCCCCCGCTTATG GTCTGCCCAAGAGAATGCTTCTGTTGCCTGTCATGAAAGTGCCCGCCTACCCAATCCCTCACTACTCCTTCTTTTAG
- the strbp gene encoding spermatid perinuclear RNA-binding protein isoform X10, translating to MRSIRSFGNDDRHVMAKHSGIYPSPEELEAVQTLVSTVECALKHVSDWLDELNRPAAASQEPESNGSDDGANREPSGGVLCGVVRVGLVAKGLLIKEDMDLELVLMCREKPTETLLHTVCERLPLHIKKLTEEPYEVTDSVREAAILVHGTSEPKLTLKVTLTSLQMREEGGQEDEERTEPAEAPDLLDRQSCLVALASLRHAKWFQARVNGLKSCVIVLRILRDRCNRVPAWEPLKGWPLELICEKAIATCSRPLGAGEALRRVMECLASGILLPGGPGLHDPCEKEQTDTLSAMTVQEAEAVTASAQHALRLLAFGQIYKVLEMDPLPSSKPSQKYLWSEKEGTGLKRPYEDGVTDDKDLIKKMKRNLRKVLDSKAIDSNQPMNALMRLNQIRPGLQYKLLSQSGPVHAPVFTMSVDVDGTVYEASGSSKKTAKLHVAVKVLQAMGYPTGFDADLDSMSADEKSDSEGKSETSSNPSNNASNSATDGSNTLELRTQGPILTASGKNPVMELNEKRRGLKYELISESGGSHDKRFVMEVEVDGQKFRGAGPNKKVAKASAALAALEKLFSGPNAAGNKKKKIIPQAKGAIAAAASAAAQAVRGRGRGALARGAFVTAAAAAPGYVTPGYGTPYGYSAAAAAPAYGLPKRMLLLPVMKVPAYPIPHYSFF from the exons ATG AGGTCCATCCGCTCGTTCGGCAACGATGACCGCCACGTGATGGCGAAGCACTCTGGCATCTACCCGTcgccggaggagctggaggctgTGCAGACCCTGGTGTCCACGGTGGAGTGTGCTCTCAAGCACGTCTCTGACTGGCTGGACGAGCTGAACCGTCCCGCCGCCGCCTCCCAGGAGCCCGAAAGCAACGGCTCGGACGACGGAGCCAA TAGGGAGCCCAGCGGGGGGGTGCTGTGCGGCGTGGTGCGGGTCGGCCTGGTGGCCAAGGGCCTGCTCATCAAGGAGGACATGGATCTGGAGCTGGTGCTGATGTGCCGGGAGAAGCCCACAGAGACACTGCTGCACACGGTGTGCGAGAGGCTGCCGCTGCACATCAAG AAACTGACCGAGGAGCCGTATGAGGTGACGGACTCGGTGCGGGAGGCGGCCATCTTGGTGCACGGCACCTCCGAGCCCAAGCTGACGCTGAAGGTGACCCTGACCTCTCTGCAGATGAGGGAGGAGGGCGGCCAGGAGGATGAAG AGCGCACTGAGCCAGCAGAAGCGCCCGACCTGCTGGACCGGCAGAGCTGTCTGGTCGCTCTGGCGTCTCTGCGACATGCCAAATGGTTCCAG GCGCGAGTGAACGGCTTGAAGTCCTGTGTAATCGTGCTGAGAATCCTGCGGGACAGGTGCAACAGGGTACCTGCATGGGAACCTCTCAAGGGATGG CCTCTGGAGCTGATCTGTGAGAAAGCCATCGCCACATGCAGCCGGCCGCTGGGGGCGGGCGAGGCCCTGCGCAGGGTGATGGAGTGTCTGGCCTCTGGCATCCTGCTCCCAG GCGGCCCAGGCTTACACGACCCGTGCGAGAAGGAGCAAACGGACACGCTGTCCGCCATGACGGTGCAGGAGGCGGAGGCAGTCACTGCCAGTGCCCAG CATGCCCTTCGGCTTCTGGCTTTTGGGCAGATCTACAAGGTCCTGGAGATGGACCCTCTGCCATCAAGCAAACCCTCCCAGAAGTACTTGTGGTCAGAAAAAGAAG GGACGGGTCTGAAGAGGCCTTATGAGGATGGCGTGACGGATGACAAAGACCTCATCAAGAAGATGAAGCGCAACCTGAGGAAAG TCCTAGACAGCAAAGCAATAGACAGCAATCAGCCCATGAACGCCTTGATGCGGCTCAACCAGATCCGTCCGGGTCTGCAGTACAAGCTGCTGTCGCAGTCGGGTCCGGTGCACGCGCCCGTCTTCACCATGTCCGTCGACGTCGACGGCACCGTCTATGAAGCTTCAGGCTCCTCCAAGAAAACGGCCAAGCTGCACGTGGCGGTTAAG GTTCTGCAGGCCATGGGCTACCCCACCGGGTTTGACGCCGACCTGGACTCCATGAGCGCGGACGAGAAGTCGGACAGCGAGGGCAAGAGCGAGACGTCCTCGAACCCGAGCAATAACGCCAGCAACTCCGCCACAGATGGCTCCAACACACTGGAG CTACGCACTCAGGGCCCTATACTCACCGCCAGCGGAAAGAACCCGGTGATGGAGCTGAACGAGAAGCGGCGCGGCCTCAAGTACGAGCTCATCTCCGAGAGCGGCGGCAGCCACGACAAGCGATTCGTCATGGAG GTGGAGGTGGACGGCCAGAAGTTCCGTGGAGCTGGGCCCAATAAGAAAGTAGCCAAGGCCAGCGCCGCCCTGGCTGCCCTGGAGAAGCTCTTTTCCGGGCCCAACGCCGCCGGGAACAAGAAGAAGAAAATCATCCCTCAG GCGAAAGGCGCCATCGCCGCAGCAGCTTCTGCAGCAGCCCAGGCCGTTCGCGGCCGAGGACGGGGAGCCCTGGCCCGGGGGGCCTTTGTGACGGCCGCCGCTGCCGCGCCCGGATACGTCACTCCAG GCTACGGCACCCCCTATGGGTACAGCGCGGCCGCCGCCGCCCCCGCTTATG GTCTGCCCAAGAGAATGCTTCTGTTGCCTGTCATGAAAGTGCCCGCCTACCCAATCCCTCACTACTCCTTCTTTTAG
- the strbp gene encoding spermatid perinuclear RNA-binding protein isoform X11, with amino-acid sequence MRSIRSFGNDDRHVMAKHSGIYPSPEELEAVQTLVSTVECALKHVSDWLDELNRPAAASQEPESNGSDDGAKEPSGGVLCGVVRVGLVAKGLLIKEDMDLELVLMCREKPTETLLHTVCERLPLHIKKLTEEPYEVTDSVREAAILVHGTSEPKLTLKVTLTSLQMREEGGQEDEERTEPAEAPDLLDRQSCLVALASLRHAKWFQARVNGLKSCVIVLRILRDRCNRVPAWEPLKGWPLELICEKAIATCSRPLGAGEALRRVMECLASGILLPGGPGLHDPCEKEQTDTLSAMTVQEAEAVTASAQHALRLLAFGQIYKVLEMDPLPSSKPSQKYLWSEKEGTGLKRPYEDGVTDDKDLIKKMKRNLRKVLDSKAIDSNQPMNALMRLNQIRPGLQYKLLSQSGPVHAPVFTMSVDVDGTVYEASGSSKKTAKLHVAVKVLQAMGYPTGFDADLDSMSADEKSDSEGKSETSSNPSNNASNSATDGSNTLELRTQGPILTASGKNPVMELNEKRRGLKYELISESGGSHDKRFVMEVEVDGQKFRGAGPNKKVAKASAALAALEKLFSGPNAAGNKKKKIIPQAKGAIAAAASAAAQAVRGRGRGALARGAFVTAAAAAPGYVTPGYGTPYGYSAAAAAPAYGLPKRMLLLPVMKVPAYPIPHYSFF; translated from the exons ATG AGGTCCATCCGCTCGTTCGGCAACGATGACCGCCACGTGATGGCGAAGCACTCTGGCATCTACCCGTcgccggaggagctggaggctgTGCAGACCCTGGTGTCCACGGTGGAGTGTGCTCTCAAGCACGTCTCTGACTGGCTGGACGAGCTGAACCGTCCCGCCGCCGCCTCCCAGGAGCCCGAAAGCAACGGCTCGGACGACGGAGCCAA GGAGCCCAGCGGGGGGGTGCTGTGCGGCGTGGTGCGGGTCGGCCTGGTGGCCAAGGGCCTGCTCATCAAGGAGGACATGGATCTGGAGCTGGTGCTGATGTGCCGGGAGAAGCCCACAGAGACACTGCTGCACACGGTGTGCGAGAGGCTGCCGCTGCACATCAAG AAACTGACCGAGGAGCCGTATGAGGTGACGGACTCGGTGCGGGAGGCGGCCATCTTGGTGCACGGCACCTCCGAGCCCAAGCTGACGCTGAAGGTGACCCTGACCTCTCTGCAGATGAGGGAGGAGGGCGGCCAGGAGGATGAAG AGCGCACTGAGCCAGCAGAAGCGCCCGACCTGCTGGACCGGCAGAGCTGTCTGGTCGCTCTGGCGTCTCTGCGACATGCCAAATGGTTCCAG GCGCGAGTGAACGGCTTGAAGTCCTGTGTAATCGTGCTGAGAATCCTGCGGGACAGGTGCAACAGGGTACCTGCATGGGAACCTCTCAAGGGATGG CCTCTGGAGCTGATCTGTGAGAAAGCCATCGCCACATGCAGCCGGCCGCTGGGGGCGGGCGAGGCCCTGCGCAGGGTGATGGAGTGTCTGGCCTCTGGCATCCTGCTCCCAG GCGGCCCAGGCTTACACGACCCGTGCGAGAAGGAGCAAACGGACACGCTGTCCGCCATGACGGTGCAGGAGGCGGAGGCAGTCACTGCCAGTGCCCAG CATGCCCTTCGGCTTCTGGCTTTTGGGCAGATCTACAAGGTCCTGGAGATGGACCCTCTGCCATCAAGCAAACCCTCCCAGAAGTACTTGTGGTCAGAAAAAGAAG GGACGGGTCTGAAGAGGCCTTATGAGGATGGCGTGACGGATGACAAAGACCTCATCAAGAAGATGAAGCGCAACCTGAGGAAAG TCCTAGACAGCAAAGCAATAGACAGCAATCAGCCCATGAACGCCTTGATGCGGCTCAACCAGATCCGTCCGGGTCTGCAGTACAAGCTGCTGTCGCAGTCGGGTCCGGTGCACGCGCCCGTCTTCACCATGTCCGTCGACGTCGACGGCACCGTCTATGAAGCTTCAGGCTCCTCCAAGAAAACGGCCAAGCTGCACGTGGCGGTTAAG GTTCTGCAGGCCATGGGCTACCCCACCGGGTTTGACGCCGACCTGGACTCCATGAGCGCGGACGAGAAGTCGGACAGCGAGGGCAAGAGCGAGACGTCCTCGAACCCGAGCAATAACGCCAGCAACTCCGCCACAGATGGCTCCAACACACTGGAG CTACGCACTCAGGGCCCTATACTCACCGCCAGCGGAAAGAACCCGGTGATGGAGCTGAACGAGAAGCGGCGCGGCCTCAAGTACGAGCTCATCTCCGAGAGCGGCGGCAGCCACGACAAGCGATTCGTCATGGAG GTGGAGGTGGACGGCCAGAAGTTCCGTGGAGCTGGGCCCAATAAGAAAGTAGCCAAGGCCAGCGCCGCCCTGGCTGCCCTGGAGAAGCTCTTTTCCGGGCCCAACGCCGCCGGGAACAAGAAGAAGAAAATCATCCCTCAG GCGAAAGGCGCCATCGCCGCAGCAGCTTCTGCAGCAGCCCAGGCCGTTCGCGGCCGAGGACGGGGAGCCCTGGCCCGGGGGGCCTTTGTGACGGCCGCCGCTGCCGCGCCCGGATACGTCACTCCAG GCTACGGCACCCCCTATGGGTACAGCGCGGCCGCCGCCGCCCCCGCTTATG GTCTGCCCAAGAGAATGCTTCTGTTGCCTGTCATGAAAGTGCCCGCCTACCCAATCCCTCACTACTCCTTCTTTTAG